AATGTTGGATGTAATTTGTTTGAGCATTTCGGGAAACTGAATCGCCCCTTCGGCAAAGGGGGTAAAGTCGTTATGGATGCTTACTTGATCAATTCTATCATTTAAAAATCTGAGTAGGGTTAACCATTTATTGCGATTAGTTTTATCTTGATTAAAGATACTGATGCCTTGGTTAAATTGATATATATGATCGTTAAATCTAATAATAGTTTTTGTATTTTTGAGATGTAAGTCACAAAAATTCAGATAGTCTAAGGTTTCTTTTTTTCTAGTTAGTTTTCTTTTATTGTTGGTATGGACTGTTAGTTCAAAAATAGGTACTATGGCGTTTATTTTATTGGTAATTTCTTGGGTGTTTAAAATAATCTCTTTTTCTTTAGAGTTTTTATCATTACATAGAAGAGTTATTTTTTCTTCATCATTTTTTATATATTTTACTTGGTAGACTATTACTTGGTTTATTTCTTTAATGGAGTGACAAATTGTTGAAAGATTTAATTGTTTAAATTCTTGTTGGTAGTATTGTAGTTCACCATAGTTACCTGTTTGATATAGTCTTAAATTTCTGGTGGGTATTTGTAGTTTTGCGGTGTAGGAATCTAGGTTTATTATTTCGGCGAATTGTTTGGCTATGTTATTTTTTTGTTCGATGGTAGTGGGTTTTATAACTAATACTGCTAAATCTTGACTATTTTCTTTTTGTTGAAATTCTATTAAGGTTTTTTGTTTTTGCTTTTTTATTTCTTTTTGCTCTGCTTTTTTGATGAGTTTTATTCGTTCTAAACCATCTCGAATATTTTTTGTAATTTGAGGATTGGGAAATATGCTATCTTTTATTACTTGACGATATTTTTTTTCTGCTTCTTCTAGGTTATTTTGTTTTTCTGCCAAAAGTCCATAATAATAGTTTTTCCATAAAAAATTATCATCTTCTAGGGGGAGTTGATCAATTATTTTTTTTGCTTTTTCATAATCTTTATTTTTTATGGCGATCGCAATTTGTTCTATCATTTATTAATCCTCAAATAATGATAATTATTTATTTATTTTCTGCTATGGCGCTAATTAAAGCCATGATGGCGATGGGGGCGGTGACAGCCCTTAATATTCTTTTGCCGAGGGTAATGGGTTGGAAGTTATGGTCGATCGCACTTTGTAATTCTTTTGTAGTCCATCCTCCTTCACACCCCGTGACAATGGTGATTTGAGAAGGTAAATCGGCGGAATTCAGACAGTTAAGCAGGTGTTTATCGGTATTACGGGCAACAGCAATAAAACGAGGGGAGTTATCTTCGATATGTTGTATTGCTTCTAAAAAAGGCAAGGGGGGGGCAATATAAGGCACTATAAATCTTTCGCATTGTTCCGATGCTTCTTCAGCTATTTTACGCCATCTGACTAATTTATTTTCCTTGGGTTTTAATAAAGTGCGATCGCTAATTATGGGATACAATCGACTTACTCCTAATTCTGTGGTACAACGGACAATATCATCAAAACCACTACCTTTGGGTAAAGCTACCATCAGGGAAACTTGAATAGGTAACTCCCTGTCATCATTCATTTCGGCGATAATCGTGCCTCCTGTGGTTGTTAATTCTACCTGCCAACCATTTCCCCTACCATTAATTGCAATAAAAGATTGTCCATCATTTAACCTTACGACACGACGTAAATAATGCTCTTGGTCAGGCTGTAATATAATTTGATCATGGTGTCGTTGACTCTCCGTAATTACTAAACGATATAACATTACTTTGACAATGATATTAAATCAAAAAAATTGAGATAATTTTTTCCTCGATAATAAGAAAAAGTATTTTCCAAACATTTTTATCTACACTATCTACATTATCCATCAATATGTATTCAAATAAAACGACAATTTTAGTTACAGCCGAAGAAATGAAGCAAATCGAAGCAGAAATTTTCTCCGCAGGAATGCCCATAGCTAGTTTAATGGAAAAAGTTGCCTTGAAAACTGCCCAAAAAATTACTGAATTATATCCTTTAAATAGGAAAAAAGTTTCTGTTGGGTTTATTATTGGTTGTGGACATAATGGGGGAGATGGTCTAGTAATTGCAAGGGAGTTATATCATAAAGGTTATGATGTAACTATTTATGTCCCTTTAATAGCAAAATTAAAAGATTTAACGGCTCAACATTTCCAATACGTTCAGAGTTTGGGCATTTCAACGGTTCAAAATATCACCTCTTTAAGTAGTTGTGATTTTATTGTTGACGGTTTATTTGGCTTTGGTTTAACTAGGAAAATTGTTGATGATTTGGCAGAGGATATAAAAACGGTAAATAGTTGGCAAAAACCTATTATTAGTGTTGATATTCCTTCGGGAATTAACAGTGATACAGGAGCAGTTTTAGGGGTAGCTATTCGGGCAAAATATACCCTCTGTTTGGGTTTATATAAAAAAGGAATTTGGCAAGATAAGGCTTTAGAATATATAGGTCAAGTAAAAAGGATCGATTTTGATATTCCTTCCTCTTTTATTGATAAAATTACCTCAGAATCTCCTTCTGCAAAATTATTAACAGTTGATAGGGTGAAAGAGATTTTACCTTTACCTCGCCATGTAACGACTTATAAGTATAAACAAGGGCATTTATTGTTAATATGTGGTTCAAAAGAGTATGTGGGTGCGGCTTTGTTGTCTGCCTATGGTGCTAGAAGTAGTGGAGTCGGAATGGTTACGATAGTGGTACCCGAAAGCCTCAAACCTTTAATTAATAGTCAGTTGCCCGAGATTTTGGTAATTGGTTGTCGGGAAACCTCCCTCGGTAGTATTGAAACTCTGCCTTTGTTGGATTGGGAAAAATATCAATGGGTATGTTGTGGCATGGGTTTAACCAAGGAAGCGGTGTCGGTGGTGGAAAAGGTAATTAGTAGTGGTTGTGATATTCTTTTGGATGCCGATGCTTTAAATATTGTGGCAAATTATTATCTTTTGGATAGTTTAAAAAATAGGCAGGGTAAAACGGTATTGACTCCCCATGATGGAGAATTTGAGCGTTTATTTCCTGATTTTTCTTTTGTGGGGATGGCAGATAGAATCGAGGAAACAAGGCAAGGGGCGATCGCCCTTAATGCTACAATCTTAAGGAAAGGTGCAAAAACCATTATTAGCGATAATATCCATACTTGGATTATCCCCCATGGCACTCCTGCCTTAGCCAGAGGGGGAAGTGGTGATGTGTTAAGTGGTTTTATTGGTGGTTTACTCGCTCAAAATAGTTTTACTGATACCATCAATGTTGATACGGTGGCGGCGGCGGCTTGGTTACATCAACAGGGTGGAATTTTAGCTAGCGAGGATTTATCGACTTTAGGGGTAGATGGGGTTACTTTGTCTCAATATATTCTTAAGGCTGTTAATAAATTAAAAGGGAATGGGCAATAGGCAATGGGCAATGGTTTTTTTATTCTTATTGTTATTGTTGAGGATGGTATCGGTAATTTCACTTGGATTTTTTGCCTTTAACCGTTGATATTAAGTTCGGATAGATAAATTATTGCAATGGAAAGTCCCCAGAATTGGGGGATTTAGGGGGCGAAAAAGCGATCTTTTTTACCACTAATTACTCGAACTCAAGTTTAAATATGAAAATTGAAAGAATTGATTTATACTATCTTGAAATACCGTTTATTTATCTTTTCAAAACCAATGGTATTAATATCGATAGTCATAGTTGTTTAATTGTCAAAATATATAGTGATGGTTTAATCGGTTATGGGGAATGTCCGACTTTTAATGAACCTTTTTACAATTACGAAACAATTACCACTGCCCATCATATTTTAACAGATTTTTTGATTCCTTTATTACTGCAGAAAAATATCAATTCTCCCCAAGAAATTACTCAAATACTATCCCCTGTCAGGGGGCATCAGATGGCAAAGTCTGCTTTAGATTGCGCTGTATGGGATTTATTTGCCAAGAAAAATAATCTACCTTTATGGAAGTATATTGGGGGAGTGAGGGAAAAAGTAACAGTAGGGGTAAGTGTTTCTTTACAGTCTAGTGTGGTGAATTTAGTAGAAAGAGTGAGTAGTTATGTAGAGGAAGGTTATCAAAGAATTAAACTCAAAATTTCCCCTGATAATGCCTTATCTTGTTTAACTGCTATCCGTGAAAGTTATCCTGATTTGATGTTAATGGGGGATGCTAATTCGGTTTTTAGTTTAAGAGATATAGGGTTATTTAAGCAACTTGATGATTTGAATTTATTGATGATTGAACAACCTTTGGCGTATGATGATTTGTTAGAACATAGTCAGTTACAGTCTCAGATAAAAACCCCCCTATGTCTCGATGAAAGCATCAACTCTGTTAATGATAGCCTAAATGCGATCGCCCTTAAATCCTGTCAAATAATAAACTTAAAACAATCCCGTGTCGGCGGTATTACTAACACCATTAAAATTCATAATATATGTGAAAAAGGGGGAATAAAACTATGGTGCGGAGGAATGTTAGAATCAGGCATTGGTAGGGCGGTTAATTTACATATCGCCAGTCTTCCCCTATTCCAACTACCTGCTGATATTTCCGCCACCAATCGTTATTTTAAAGAAGATATTATCGCCCAAAATATTACCCTAAATGCCCAAGACTCTACCATTAATATTCCCCAAAAAGCAGGAATCGGAGTCGATATTGACGAGGATAAGTTAGAAAAATTTACCCTCTGGCAAGAATCATTTATGGGTTAATTAATTTGGCCCGACAATAGAAGTACAAAGGAACTCATCCTGTAAATACTTATTCGCTACCTCTTGGACTTGTGCTACCGTAACACTATTAATATTATCTTGGAAAGTGCGATCGTAATCAATCCCCACCCCAAGGGTTTCATACCAACCAAAAATTTGGGCAAACTCCGAATTAGTTTGTTTACCCAAAGCATATTGCCCTAATAGCTTGTTTTTCGCCGTCTGTAATTCTTCCTCCGTGAGGGTAACTTCCCTTAATCTACTAATCTCTGCCTGTAAACCTTCCATACCAATTGTTGCATTAACAGGGGCAGTACCCATATAGACAACAAACTGAGATTTATCTAAACGAGTAGGATAAAAAGCAGAAACATCATAAGCTAATCCTCTTTTTTCTCGTAACTCCACAAACAACCGACTTGATAAACCATTACCCAGATAAGTGCTAATCAACTTTAAAACAGGATAATCAACACTATCCATACTAGGGGTAATATAACCCATCATGATAATAGACTGCTGAGTTTGTTGGTCAATTTTGCCATAGGCAGACTTTGCTTCAATGACGGGAGTAGTTAATGAGTCCATACTATGAGCAGGATTTTTCCAATCACCGAATATCTTATTTACCATCAAAATAGCTTGTTCGAGATCTATTTTTCCTGCTAAACTTATAACAATATTATCAGGACGAAAGTGTCTTTGATGACATGCTTTTAAATCCTCTAAAGTTATCTTATTAACACTTTCCTCCGTACCAAGAATGGAAAAACCGTAAGGGTGTTGCCCATACATCATTTGCCTTAATTGGTTAAAAGCAAGATTAAAAGGTTGTTCTTTTTGAGAAAGGATGTTTTGAAGGGTAATATTTTTTTCTAATTCCAACTCTGTTTCAGGAAAAGAGGGATAACGCAACATTTCTGCACCAAGTTCTAAAATTGGTTCAAAATCATCGGTGACAGTTTTTATACTGGTGAGAAAATAATCAGTAGATGTATCCGTACCCAATGCCGCCCCAATGGTTTCCACTTTCTCGGCGATTTCTAGGGAGGATAAATTTCTGGTACCTTTTGCCATCACGTTAGCTAAAAGATGAAAAATTCCTGCCTTCTCAGGAGACTCCCAACGACTTCCTGCATTACGACAGAAGATTCTTCCTGCAATGATTTCGGTGGTTGGGTTTTCAGTTACTACTAGGGTGATGCCGTTATTAAGTGTTGTTTGTTGAATATGCTTATGATTAGATTTCACCGTTAGACTTTAATAGGTTGTACAGAGGGCTTAATGATAAATTTGGCGTTACTGAATAAATTTAATTATCCATTATCAATTACCTTACATAGGGTTGATGACAAGCAAAAGTGTCTAAATCAAAACTGTTGATGATGTTAATCATTTGATAAATACGACTAAATTTTCTCTCATTAAAATAAAAACCAATGCTTGGTAAGTCATCAATAGTGCCACTACTTTGGGAATCGGTGGATTCTATTTTGGTTATTTTTCCTTGGGTTAAAATGTCACTAAATTTATCATTTAAGATGTCTATTTGCTCATCTTTTAATTCACAGTTTAATCTCATGACAAAAAAATCTTTGCGATACAGGCTAGAATGATACACTCGATAAAATTGGCTGATGGTTTCGTAAGCTGTTTCAACGTTATCGGTAATGGTATAGATTTCTGTATCTTGGGGATTTATATATCCCTCTAATACAAGATTTTCGACAATATATTTTTGCCAATTTTGCCAATAACTTCCCCCCGGTTTATCCATCAAAATTAAGGGAATGGGGGGCTGTCTTCCTGTCTGACAAAGGGTAAGAGTTTCAAATGCTTCGTCTTGGGTGCCAAAACCCCCCGGAAAAAGGGCGATCGCATCTGTTTCTTTTAAGAAAAATAATTTACGAGTAAAAAAGTATTTAAAATTAACTAATTTATGATCATTTTCAATATAATCATTGGCGCTTTGTTCAAAAGGTAATTTGACATTTAAACCAAAAGAATTATCAGTTCCCGCCCCTTGGTTCCCCGCTTCCATAATGCCTCCTCCTGCCCCTGTAAGCACCATGAATCCCTCTTGAGAAACTTTTTGGGCAAATTTTAAGGCAAGGTCGTATTCAGGGGTATCATCTTTAGTTCTAGCAGAACCAAAAATAGTAATTTTTCGGGTATCTCGATAATTAGCAAAAACCCTAAAACCTTTTTCCAAATCCTTTAGGGTAGCACTAAGAATTTTCCACTCTAAGCGATCAATTTCTCCTCTTTTTACCAATTTAGCTAAAGACTTTAAAGATTTTTTTAGCCATTTATTATGAGTGTAATTAGGGAGTTGTTGTAATAGACTTTGAATATGTCGAGAGCGATAAAATAAATCCAAATCTGATTTATTAGGCAAAATATGAACCTCTAAAAAACAAAAAAATATCCCACCATTATATAATATAGTGGGAATATCATCAGGTGGGCAAAACGACCTAGATATGTTGTTCTAAGGTCTTTGCTAAACTGGTTTTAGGTACAGCACCCACTAGCATATCCTGTTTTTGACCACCTTTGAAAACCATTAAAGTAGGGATACTGCGAATACCATATTGACTAGCAATTTGAGGATTTTCATCAGTATTTAATTTAACTACTTTAACCTTTCCTTCATATTGTTGGGCTATTTCTTCTACCACAGGCGCAACCATACGACATGGTCCACACCAAGGCGCCCAAAAATCTACTAAAACAGGAAGTTCACTATCTAAGACTTCTGCTTTAAAATCTGCTTCTTTTACTTCTGTCACCTCTGACATTTTATTTATTCCTTACTTAAACTATGTGCTTTTTGATTACTATCAGATTTTACCATAACAAATAATTCGTCATAGGCTTCCAATTATTTCCATAATTTTACAATTCTTGTACCTTTTATCTTTGATGAAGAATGTTTATTGAGAATAGATATTTTTTTGTGTTACTAATTTCGACCATCCATTAATTGGAATACGTTACAATAAAGATGGGCGGAAAGTAATTTTTCGCTCACTCCTCACACCATAACCCGCTCTTACAGCGTAGGGGCGGATTCTTTAAATTTAGAGCAAAAAACGGGCATTTGTCTTTTACTCTTTACCAGGGCGAGACATACTAAAAATCCGCTGTTTATTGAGATGCCGTAACCAAAAACCGCCCATTACTCCCATCACGAGGCAAAACCAACCTACCCCCGATTGTAAAAGCAAAAAGCCCCCGATGGATAACATTGAGCCAAATAAAATCATCGCTCCTGCTACCACTTTCTGGGCATCTAAACCCAAATTTTGTAAAGGTTTAACCCCTGTGGCATCCTGTTGTTTTTTCCAACCTAAACCTGCAGGGCGCACCCGTAAATAAAAGTTGGTCAAAGTTTCTTCGGATTCAGGGGGTGTCAGATACATGACGCTAATCCAGACGATGGCAGTTAAACCAGATATGACCACCAATCTTAAACCAAAGTCCGTAGGAAAGAGATTAAGGTTAGGAATCATACTCAATAAACCGATAATAAAACCTACCACCATGGCGGTTAATTCCGCTGCGCTGTTGATGCGCCACCAATACCACCGTAAAATTAATACTAATCCTGGCCCTGTACCGATGGCAATTACTAGGCGGAATACTGTGGCGATGTCTTGAGCATAAAAAGCTGCGATCGCACCTAATACCGTAACCAAAGCCGAGGCAACCCTACCAGCGAAAACTAATTGGGCTTGAGAAGCATCGGGGGCAAAAAAACGACGATATAAATCATTGGTAAGATAAGAAGCCCCCCAATTAATGGAAGTAGATACGGTACTCATAAAAGCCGCTATCAAAGAAGCCACCACCAACCCGAGAATGATGGTAGGTAAAAAATCCAACATCATCAGGGGATAAGCCAATTCCGCATCCGCCAAGTCGGGATAAATCACCAAACCAGCCAAAGCCACCAAAATCCAGGGCCAAGTACGGACGATATAATTAAGGATATTAAAAAACCATGCCGCCTTTTCCGCTTCCGCTTCATCCTTTGCCGCCACTAATCTTTGGATAAACTCTCCACCCCCATCACTACGGCGAAAACTCCACCACTGCACAAAGAGGTAAGCCGAAAAAGTAGTCAAACTAATTCCTGCAAAATCGCTCCATTGCCACCCCAAAAATCCATCCCCCCGCACCAAGGGGATAAAAGCTAATACATCTATGTCTGTAATACTCTGTACTTGGCTTACCAGTGACCTGATACCCCCCACATCATTGACGGCAAATACCGCCACTAACAAAGCCCCAAACAGGGCGAGAAAGAATTGGAAAAAGTCTGTGACGACAACCCCCCATAACCCTGAAAATCCTGAATAGATGAGGACGAAAAAGCTAACAAAAATAACGCTCCATAACTTGCCATTGTCACCCACATTCAACCCTAAACTTTCCCACAATTGCAAAGCATCCACCACCTTTACCATGGCTAACATGGCGTAACCGATACCAATACAGTTGATGGGTACGGCAAATAAAAAGGCTTTAGTTGCCCGTAAAATCGCCGCCATGTTGCCTCCATAACGAATCTCGGTTAATTCGGCATCGGTGACAATTTCGGCCCTACGCCATAATCGGGCAAAAATATAAATTAAGACAACGTGGGCAAAGCCAAAACTCCACCATTCCCAGTTACCTGCAATCCCCCTACTGGCAACGACTCCGCAAATGTAGAGGGGGGTATCGATAGAGAAGGTGGTGGCGGCCATACTCGTACCTGCTAACCACCACGGTAATGAGCGCCCAGAGACGAAGAAGTCTTCTAAACTTTTGGAGGCTTTTTTTGAGAGGTATATGCCCACTGCCATGGTGGCAATGAGGTATAACAAGACTACTATCCAATCGATTGTTTGCATTTTTTATT
The sequence above is a segment of the Cyanobacterium stanieri PCC 7202 genome. Coding sequences within it:
- a CDS encoding hypothetical protein (PFAM: Possible lysine decarboxylase~TIGRFAM: TIGR00730 family protein~COGs: COG1611 Rossmann fold nucleotide-binding protein~InterPro IPR005269~KEGG: cyc:PCC7424_0811 hypothetical protein~PFAM: Conserved hypothetical protein CHP00730~SPTR: Putative uncharacterized protein), whose translation is MPNKSDLDLFYRSRHIQSLLQQLPNYTHNKWLKKSLKSLAKLVKRGEIDRLEWKILSATLKDLEKGFRVFANYRDTRKITIFGSARTKDDTPEYDLALKFAQKVSQEGFMVLTGAGGGIMEAGNQGAGTDNSFGLNVKLPFEQSANDYIENDHKLVNFKYFFTRKLFFLKETDAIALFPGGFGTQDEAFETLTLCQTGRQPPIPLILMDKPGGSYWQNWQKYIVENLVLEGYINPQDTEIYTITDNVETAYETISQFYRVYHSSLYRKDFFVMRLNCELKDEQIDILNDKFSDILTQGKITKIESTDSQSSGTIDDLPSIGFYFNERKFSRIYQMINIINSFDLDTFACHQPYVR
- a CDS encoding o-succinylbenzoic acid (OSB) synthetase (PFAM: Mandelate racemase / muconate lactonizing enzyme, C-terminal domain; Mandelate racemase / muconate lactonizing enzyme, N-terminal domain~TIGRFAM: o-succinylbenzoate synthase~COGs: COG4948 L-alanine-DL-glutamate epimerase~InterPro IPR010197:IPR013341:IPR013342~KEGG: rrs:RoseRS_2859 mandelate racemase/muconate lactonizing protein~PFAM: Mandelate racemase/muconate lactonizing protein~SPTR: O-succinylbenzoate synthase;~TIGRFAM: o-succinylbenzoic acid (OSB) synthetase~manually curated): MKIERIDLYYLEIPFIYLFKTNGINIDSHSCLIVKIYSDGLIGYGECPTFNEPFYNYETITTAHHILTDFLIPLLLQKNINSPQEITQILSPVRGHQMAKSALDCAVWDLFAKKNNLPLWKYIGGVREKVTVGVSVSLQSSVVNLVERVSSYVEEGYQRIKLKISPDNALSCLTAIRESYPDLMLMGDANSVFSLRDIGLFKQLDDLNLLMIEQPLAYDDLLEHSQLQSQIKTPLCLDESINSVNDSLNAIALKSCQIINLKQSRVGGITNTIKIHNICEKGGIKLWCGGMLESGIGRAVNLHIASLPLFQLPADISATNRYFKEDIIAQNITLNAQDSTINIPQKAGIGVDIDEDKLEKFTLWQESFMG
- a CDS encoding hypothetical protein (KEGG: cyc:PCC7424_1174 hypothetical protein~SPTR: Putative uncharacterized protein), whose product is MIEQIAIAIKNKDYEKAKKIIDQLPLEDDNFLWKNYYYGLLAEKQNNLEEAEKKYRQVIKDSIFPNPQITKNIRDGLERIKLIKKAEQKEIKKQKQKTLIEFQQKENSQDLAVLVIKPTTIEQKNNIAKQFAEIINLDSYTAKLQIPTRNLRLYQTGNYGELQYYQQEFKQLNLSTICHSIKEINQVIVYQVKYIKNDEEKITLLCNDKNSKEKEIILNTQEITNKINAIVPIFELTVHTNNKRKLTRKKETLDYLNFCDLHLKNTKTIIRFNDHIYQFNQGISIFNQDKTNRNKWLTLLRFLNDRIDQVSIHNDFTPFAEGAIQFPEMLKQITSNINIFRKQETLWDEAFQLYSALILLDSL
- a CDS encoding carbohydrate kinase, YjeF related protein (PFAM: Carbohydrate kinase; YjeF-related protein N-terminus~TIGRFAM: yjeF N-terminal region; yjeF C-terminal region, hydroxyethylthiazole kinase-related~COGs: COG0063 sugar kinase~InterPro IPR004443:IPR000631:IPR017953~KEGG: ava:Ava_0947 hypothetical protein~PFAM: protein of unknown function UPF0031; YjeF-family domain-containing protein~SPTR: Putative uncharacterized protein;~TIGRFAM: carbohydrate kinase, YjeF related protein), which encodes MYSNKTTILVTAEEMKQIEAEIFSAGMPIASLMEKVALKTAQKITELYPLNRKKVSVGFIIGCGHNGGDGLVIARELYHKGYDVTIYVPLIAKLKDLTAQHFQYVQSLGISTVQNITSLSSCDFIVDGLFGFGLTRKIVDDLAEDIKTVNSWQKPIISVDIPSGINSDTGAVLGVAIRAKYTLCLGLYKKGIWQDKALEYIGQVKRIDFDIPSSFIDKITSESPSAKLLTVDRVKEILPLPRHVTTYKYKQGHLLLICGSKEYVGAALLSAYGARSSGVGMVTIVVPESLKPLINSQLPEILVIGCRETSLGSIETLPLLDWEKYQWVCCGMGLTKEAVSVVEKVISSGCDILLDADALNIVANYYLLDSLKNRQGKTVLTPHDGEFERLFPDFSFVGMADRIEETRQGAIALNATILRKGAKTIISDNIHTWIIPHGTPALARGGSGDVLSGFIGGLLAQNSFTDTINVDTVAAAAWLHQQGGILASEDLSTLGVDGVTLSQYILKAVNKLKGNGQ
- a CDS encoding Na+/solute symporter (PFAM: Sodium:solute symporter family~COGs: COG0591 Na+/proline symporter~InterPro IPR001734~KEGG: cyt:cce_1403 Na+/solute symporter~PFAM: Na+/solute symporter~SPTR: Na+/solute symporter) produces the protein MQTIDWIVVLLYLIATMAVGIYLSKKASKSLEDFFVSGRSLPWWLAGTSMAATTFSIDTPLYICGVVASRGIAGNWEWWSFGFAHVVLIYIFARLWRRAEIVTDAELTEIRYGGNMAAILRATKAFLFAVPINCIGIGYAMLAMVKVVDALQLWESLGLNVGDNGKLWSVIFVSFFVLIYSGFSGLWGVVVTDFFQFFLALFGALLVAVFAVNDVGGIRSLVSQVQSITDIDVLAFIPLVRGDGFLGWQWSDFAGISLTTFSAYLFVQWWSFRRSDGGGEFIQRLVAAKDEAEAEKAAWFFNILNYIVRTWPWILVALAGLVIYPDLADAELAYPLMMLDFLPTIILGLVVASLIAAFMSTVSTSINWGASYLTNDLYRRFFAPDASQAQLVFAGRVASALVTVLGAIAAFYAQDIATVFRLVIAIGTGPGLVLILRWYWWRINSAAELTAMVVGFIIGLLSMIPNLNLFPTDFGLRLVVISGLTAIVWISVMYLTPPESEETLTNFYLRVRPAGLGWKKQQDATGVKPLQNLGLDAQKVVAGAMILFGSMLSIGGFLLLQSGVGWFCLVMGVMGGFWLRHLNKQRIFSMSRPGKE
- a CDS encoding thioredoxin (PFAM: Thioredoxin~TIGRFAM: thioredoxin~COGs: COG3118 Thioredoxin domain-containing protein~InterProIPR005746:IPR017936:IPR017937:IPR006662:IPR 013766~KEGG: ava:Ava_2654 thioredoxin~PFAM: Thioredoxin domain-containing protein~SPTR: Thioredoxin;~TIGRFAM: thioredoxin), which produces MSEVTEVKEADFKAEVLDSELPVLVDFWAPWCGPCRMVAPVVEEIAQQYEGKVKVVKLNTDENPQIASQYGIRSIPTLMVFKGGQKQDMLVGAVPKTSLAKTLEQHI
- a CDS encoding peptidase M16 domain protein (PFAM: Peptidase M16 inactive domain; Insulinase (Peptidase family M16)~COGs: COG0612 Zn-dependent peptidase~InterPro IPR011765:IPR007863~KEGG: cyc:PCC7424_3615 peptidase M16 domain protein~PFAM: peptidase M16 domain protein~SPTR: Peptidase M16 domain protein); the protein is MKSNHKHIQQTTLNNGITLVVTENPTTEIIAGRIFCRNAGSRWESPEKAGIFHLLANVMAKGTRNLSSLEIAEKVETIGAALGTDTSTDYFLTSIKTVTDDFEPILELGAEMLRYPSFPETELELEKNITLQNILSQKEQPFNLAFNQLRQMMYGQHPYGFSILGTEESVNKITLEDLKACHQRHFRPDNIVISLAGKIDLEQAILMVNKIFGDWKNPAHSMDSLTTPVIEAKSAYGKIDQQTQQSIIMMGYITPSMDSVDYPVLKLISTYLGNGLSSRLFVELREKRGLAYDVSAFYPTRLDKSQFVVYMGTAPVNATIGMEGLQAEISRLREVTLTEEELQTAKNKLLGQYALGKQTNSEFAQIFGWYETLGVGIDYDRTFQDNINSVTVAQVQEVANKYLQDEFLCTSIVGPN
- a CDS encoding protein of unknown function DUF558 (PFAM: RNA methyltransferase~TIGRFAM: RNA methyltransferase, RsmE family~COGs: COG1385 conserved hypothetical protein~InterPro IPR006700~KEGG: cyh:Cyan8802_1323 protein of unknown function DUF558~PFAM: protein of unknown function DUF558~SPTR: Putative uncharacterized protein), whose amino-acid sequence is MLYRLVITESQRHHDQIILQPDQEHYLRRVVRLNDGQSFIAINGRGNGWQVELTTTGGTIIAEMNDDRELPIQVSLMVALPKGSGFDDIVRCTTELGVSRLYPIISDRTLLKPKENKLVRWRKIAEEASEQCERFIVPYIAPPLPFLEAIQHIEDNSPRFIAVARNTDKHLLNCLNSADLPSQITIVTGCEGGWTTKELQSAIDHNFQPITLGKRILRAVTAPIAIMALISAIAENK